A section of the Streptomyces sp. NBC_01363 genome encodes:
- a CDS encoding DeoR/GlpR family DNA-binding transcription regulator: MYAPERQQAILRLARESGRVDVLSLAEKFQVTAETVRRDLKSLDRAGLLRRVHGGAIPAGRLDFEPDLAERDAVAIDEKERIATAAIGELPTDGSVIIDAGSTAARLAAAVPLDAHLTVVTHALPVAARLADHPGIALHLVGGRVRHRTRAAVDAWALNAYSEINADVVFLATNGFSPKGGLTTPDLAEAAVKRAMIAAARRVVLLADSAKFGQEHFARFGDLTQVDLLITDTGLGSEDALAIESLGTEVVRA; encoded by the coding sequence ATGTATGCACCGGAGCGGCAGCAAGCCATCCTCCGCCTCGCCCGTGAGAGCGGCCGGGTCGACGTGCTGTCCCTGGCCGAGAAGTTCCAGGTCACCGCCGAGACCGTGCGGCGTGATCTGAAGAGTCTCGACCGGGCCGGGCTGCTGCGGCGCGTCCATGGCGGCGCGATCCCGGCCGGGCGGCTCGACTTCGAGCCCGACCTCGCCGAGCGCGATGCAGTGGCCATCGACGAGAAGGAACGCATCGCGACAGCCGCGATCGGCGAGCTCCCCACCGACGGCAGCGTGATCATCGACGCGGGCAGTACGGCCGCCCGGCTGGCCGCGGCCGTCCCGCTGGACGCCCACCTCACCGTGGTGACCCATGCGCTGCCGGTGGCCGCCCGGCTCGCCGACCACCCCGGCATCGCGCTGCACCTCGTCGGCGGCCGGGTCCGGCACCGTACCCGTGCCGCCGTCGATGCCTGGGCGTTGAACGCCTACAGCGAGATCAACGCCGACGTCGTCTTCCTCGCCACCAACGGCTTCTCACCGAAGGGCGGCCTGACCACGCCGGACCTGGCTGAGGCCGCCGTCAAACGCGCCATGATCGCTGCCGCCCGGCGGGTCGTGCTCCTGGCCGACTCCGCCAAGTTCGGCCAGGAGCACTTCGCCCGTTTCGGCGATCTCACCCAGGTCGATCTGCTCATCACCGACACCGGACTCGGCTCCGAAGACGCCCTCGCCATCGAGAGCCTGGGCACGGAAGTAGTACGCGCATGA
- a CDS encoding TetR/AcrR family transcriptional regulator encodes MRDEKSTPLRPDAQRNRERILEVALAELTRAADAPLSTIAKKAGVGQGTFYRNFPNREALVLEVYRYEMQQVADTADQLLRSRAPDRALREWMDRLAQYAMAKAGLADALRKSTGKYGSLAQLGHGPVTRAVTLLLTANEQAGTIRPGVTPDDFVLFIAGLWQIDPHSDWQPRAKRLLDLVMDGLRVGAPGAGGCVRDETAVDEARSGGSGRRV; translated from the coding sequence GTGCGGGACGAGAAGAGCACGCCTCTGCGCCCGGACGCGCAACGTAATCGTGAACGCATCCTGGAAGTCGCGCTGGCCGAGCTGACCCGGGCGGCGGACGCGCCATTGAGCACGATCGCGAAGAAGGCGGGTGTCGGGCAGGGGACGTTCTACCGCAACTTTCCCAACCGTGAGGCCCTGGTCCTGGAGGTCTACCGCTACGAGATGCAGCAGGTGGCCGACACCGCGGACCAACTGCTCCGGAGCCGCGCACCCGACCGGGCGCTGAGGGAGTGGATGGACCGTCTCGCCCAGTACGCCATGGCCAAGGCCGGCCTGGCGGACGCGTTGCGCAAGTCCACCGGCAAGTACGGCAGTTTGGCCCAGTTGGGCCACGGCCCGGTGACTCGGGCGGTCACACTGCTGCTGACCGCGAACGAACAGGCCGGCACCATCCGTCCGGGGGTGACCCCCGACGACTTCGTGCTGTTCATCGCCGGGCTCTGGCAGATCGACCCGCACAGCGACTGGCAGCCGCGGGCGAAGCGACTTCTGGACCTCGTGATGGACGGCCTGCGGGTGGGGGCTCCTGGGGCGGGAGGATGCGTGCGGGACGAGACCGCGGTGGATGAGGCCAGGTCCGGTGGTTCCGGACGGAGGGTGTGA
- a CDS encoding N-acetyltransferase, which produces MNDVVAFQISKITGSAELAGITAGLIGALPSWFGIPEVNAEYVESANRLSGLIARTDTESIGVLLYQRHFTEAAEIHLMAVAPSWHRRGVGRALVDELVSELAVDGCRLLQVKTLGAAHPDRGYARTRAFYRSVEFLPLEETNDLWPGTPCLIMVKRLARPT; this is translated from the coding sequence GTGAACGACGTCGTGGCTTTCCAGATCTCCAAGATCACCGGCTCGGCCGAGCTGGCAGGCATCACCGCCGGGCTGATCGGCGCGCTCCCGTCATGGTTCGGTATCCCGGAGGTCAACGCGGAGTACGTGGAGTCGGCCAACCGCCTCTCCGGACTCATCGCCCGCACGGACACGGAGTCGATAGGCGTCCTGTTGTACCAGCGGCACTTTACCGAAGCAGCCGAGATCCACCTGATGGCGGTTGCCCCGTCATGGCATCGGCGAGGTGTCGGTAGAGCACTCGTCGATGAACTCGTTTCGGAACTTGCCGTGGACGGCTGCCGGTTGCTCCAGGTGAAGACGTTGGGAGCCGCGCACCCCGATCGCGGCTACGCCCGGACCAGAGCCTTCTACCGGTCTGTCGAGTTCCTTCCGCTGGAGGAGACGAATGACCTGTGGCCCGGAACCCCCTGCCTGATCATGGTGAAGCGGCTGGCGCGTCCGACCTGA
- a CDS encoding xanthine dehydrogenase family protein subunit M, translating to MREFGYERAFDVSGAVALLGSDPDARFLGGGTNLVDLMKAGVERPALLVDVRELPLDGVEFITGSGLRIGATVTNSDLAAHPEVRRHYPALAQAVLAGASGQLRNMATVGGNLLQRTRCGYFTDISKPCNKRSPGSGCPAVDGEHHNHAILGASEHCIATHASDMAVALAAFDAVISYETADGPGELPITEFYPPVGGTPHIETALPPGALITGVTLPPAPVAAHSRYRKVRERASYAFAIGSIAAALDVQDGVVREVHLAFGAVASRPWRARTAERELVGGPASAEAFAAAADAELAAAKALPENGYKVTLMRNLVVAVLTELTEEVSR from the coding sequence GTGAGGGAATTCGGCTACGAACGCGCCTTCGATGTTTCCGGAGCGGTCGCTCTGCTCGGTTCCGACCCCGACGCCCGCTTCCTCGGCGGCGGCACCAACCTCGTCGACCTGATGAAGGCCGGCGTGGAGAGGCCCGCACTGCTCGTCGACGTACGCGAACTACCGCTCGACGGAGTAGAGTTCATCACGGGTAGCGGGCTGCGCATCGGAGCGACCGTCACCAACAGCGATCTCGCGGCTCACCCCGAAGTCCGGCGTCACTATCCGGCTTTGGCCCAGGCCGTCCTGGCCGGCGCATCGGGGCAGCTGCGCAACATGGCCACGGTCGGTGGGAATCTACTCCAGCGCACCCGTTGCGGCTACTTCACCGACATCAGCAAACCGTGCAACAAGCGCTCCCCCGGCAGTGGTTGTCCCGCTGTCGACGGCGAGCACCACAACCACGCGATCCTCGGCGCCTCCGAGCACTGCATCGCCACCCATGCCTCGGACATGGCGGTCGCGCTCGCCGCCTTCGACGCCGTCATCTCGTACGAAACGGCCGACGGTCCGGGCGAGTTGCCGATCACCGAGTTCTACCCGCCCGTGGGCGGCACGCCACACATCGAGACCGCTCTGCCGCCCGGCGCGCTGATCACCGGCGTCACACTGCCGCCCGCCCCGGTCGCCGCCCACTCGCGATACCGGAAGGTACGTGAGCGCGCCTCGTACGCGTTCGCGATCGGCTCGATCGCCGCCGCGCTCGACGTCCAGGACGGCGTCGTGCGCGAAGTGCATCTGGCGTTCGGGGCTGTCGCGTCGAGGCCGTGGCGGGCTCGGACGGCCGAGCGGGAACTGGTCGGCGGACCGGCGAGCGCGGAGGCGTTCGCCGCCGCGGCTGATGCCGAACTGGCCGCCGCCAAGGCCCTTCCCGAGAACGGCTACAAGGTGACGCTGATGCGCAACCTCGTCGTGGCCGTGCTGACCGAGCTCACCGAGGAGGTCTCCCGATGA
- a CDS encoding (2Fe-2S)-binding protein — MTPSTSSAITLNINGEKYTLPVDHRTTLLDALRERLDLTGSKKGCDQGQCGACTVMIDGRRAVSCLQLAVAAEGRVITTIEGVADGEQLHPVQQAFLDLDGFQCGYCTPGQICSAIAVIEEHAAGWPSAVTHDVRPEAGVPALSAEEIRERMSGNLCRCGAYVSIVQAVAQAAESAGSRDKEAVA, encoded by the coding sequence ATGACCCCATCGACGTCCAGCGCCATCACCCTGAACATCAATGGCGAGAAGTACACACTGCCCGTCGACCATCGCACCACCCTGCTCGACGCCTTGCGCGAGCGTCTCGACCTGACCGGTTCCAAGAAGGGCTGCGACCAGGGTCAATGCGGCGCCTGCACGGTGATGATCGATGGGCGCCGGGCTGTTTCCTGCCTCCAGCTCGCGGTCGCGGCCGAGGGTCGGGTGATCACCACCATCGAAGGCGTGGCCGATGGCGAGCAGCTCCATCCCGTGCAGCAGGCCTTTCTCGACCTGGACGGCTTTCAGTGCGGATACTGCACACCCGGGCAGATCTGCTCGGCCATCGCGGTGATCGAGGAACACGCGGCGGGCTGGCCGAGCGCGGTGACCCATGACGTCCGGCCCGAGGCGGGGGTGCCCGCGCTCAGCGCCGAGGAGATCCGCGAACGCATGAGCGGCAATCTGTGCCGTTGTGGCGCGTACGTGTCGATCGTGCAGGCAGTCGCGCAAGCAGCGGAATCGGCCGGATCCCGGGACAAGGAGGCAGTGGCGTGA
- a CDS encoding class I SAM-dependent methyltransferase: MISWAKNACPSTVGFPPREVRVNSLIPRTFSGMAMRLGCLLGDRPFHGGEHAAGTTIGCVSGLIACLLRSSATRPDAGGQRVVALTGYVIPPVRQALSPRCTGTSTMSPTTASPSADTAAMYSEDDNAALYDLLNPWDPDRWPGDAFYEELVMVADSVLDVGCGTGSMLHWSRAHGQTGRLVGIDPDPAALARARRRADVEWVEGTAADARWQGEFDLAVMTAHAFQFLVTDDDIRASLMAVRAALRMGGRFAFETRHPQARAWEAWNPSNASDITDSAGGALRVWHEVETVADDVVTFTGTTAEPDGTVLRIDRASLRFLDVVTLDRFLAEAGFEIEARYGDWHRGPVTPTSPEIVTVARRRQEGRVRHVL; this comes from the coding sequence TTGATCTCATGGGCCAAAAACGCCTGTCCGTCGACGGTGGGCTTCCCTCCTCGCGAGGTGCGGGTGAACAGCCTCATCCCGAGGACCTTCTCCGGCATGGCGATGCGTTTGGGCTGCCTGCTGGGTGATCGGCCGTTCCACGGCGGCGAGCATGCTGCCGGCACGACGATCGGTTGCGTTTCGGGGCTGATCGCCTGTTTGCTCCGGTCGTCTGCTACTCGCCCCGATGCCGGTGGTCAGCGTGTGGTTGCGCTCACCGGATACGTGATTCCTCCGGTCCGGCAGGCGCTCTCGCCCCGCTGTACCGGCACTTCGACGATGTCACCCACAACGGCGTCACCGTCAGCGGATACTGCCGCCATGTACTCGGAGGATGACAACGCCGCACTGTACGACCTGCTCAACCCCTGGGATCCCGACCGCTGGCCCGGCGACGCCTTCTACGAGGAGTTGGTCATGGTTGCCGACTCCGTCCTGGACGTCGGTTGCGGCACCGGTTCGATGCTGCACTGGTCACGCGCGCACGGCCAAACCGGGCGTCTGGTCGGCATCGATCCGGACCCGGCCGCCCTCGCCCGTGCCCGGCGTCGCGCCGATGTCGAGTGGGTCGAGGGCACCGCGGCGGACGCGCGGTGGCAGGGTGAATTCGACCTTGCCGTCATGACCGCCCACGCCTTCCAGTTCCTGGTCACAGACGACGACATCCGTGCGTCACTCATGGCAGTACGTGCCGCGTTGCGCATGGGCGGCCGGTTCGCCTTCGAGACGCGTCACCCGCAGGCGCGCGCGTGGGAGGCCTGGAATCCGTCCAACGCGTCCGACATCACCGACTCAGCCGGCGGCGCCCTGCGCGTCTGGCACGAGGTCGAGACCGTCGCCGACGATGTCGTCACCTTCACCGGAACGACGGCCGAGCCCGACGGCACTGTGCTGCGCATCGATCGCGCGAGCCTGCGCTTCCTGGATGTGGTGACGCTCGATCGGTTCCTCGCCGAGGCGGGGTTCGAGATCGAGGCCCGGTACGGCGACTGGCACCGCGGACCCGTCACTCCGACGAGCCCGGAGATCGTCACTGTCGCTCGCCGCAGACAGGAAGGCCGGGTGAGGCATGTGCTCTGA
- a CDS encoding XdhC/CoxI family protein encodes MLDIAEELSRWFEEGRDFAVATVVAVSGSAPRGPGAALAVAADGTAIGSVSGGCVEGAVYDLCVQALGDGRTVRERFGYDDEDAFAVGLTCGGVVEVLVTPVRADAPVFRAGVSAAVRGEPAALARVARGPVGLLGRVLLVHPDGSYEGRLDGDPELDRTAAAEARAMLDTGRTGTVEIAEDGSRCPGGVTLFVESRVPPPRMIVFGAVDFATALVRTGKFLGYHVTVCDARPVFATHERFPEADDLVVDWPHRYLRRTATDERTVLCVLTHDAKFDVPLLETALRLPVAFVGAMGSRRTHEDRNRRLREVGVTGPELARLHSPIGLDLGARTPEETALSIAAEIVAARRGGTGVPLTGSGTPIHHDVDGRETGEARSRTAA; translated from the coding sequence GTGCTTGACATCGCCGAGGAGCTGAGCCGGTGGTTCGAGGAGGGCCGGGACTTCGCCGTCGCCACCGTCGTTGCCGTCAGCGGCAGCGCGCCGCGCGGTCCCGGCGCCGCCCTGGCCGTCGCCGCTGACGGCACCGCCATCGGTTCCGTCTCCGGCGGTTGTGTGGAAGGCGCGGTGTACGACCTGTGTGTCCAGGCGCTCGGGGACGGGCGGACGGTGCGCGAACGGTTCGGATACGACGACGAGGACGCCTTCGCGGTGGGGCTCACCTGCGGCGGCGTCGTCGAGGTCCTGGTCACGCCGGTGCGTGCGGACGCACCGGTGTTCCGGGCCGGGGTGTCGGCCGCGGTCCGCGGGGAACCGGCGGCCCTCGCCCGGGTGGCCCGGGGCCCGGTGGGCCTGCTCGGCCGGGTACTGCTCGTCCACCCCGACGGATCGTACGAGGGCCGCCTGGATGGAGATCCGGAACTGGACCGGACCGCGGCGGCGGAGGCCCGCGCGATGCTGGACACCGGCCGCACCGGCACCGTCGAGATCGCGGAGGACGGATCGCGCTGTCCGGGCGGTGTGACGCTGTTCGTGGAGTCGAGGGTGCCGCCGCCCCGGATGATCGTCTTCGGCGCAGTGGACTTCGCGACGGCACTCGTACGGACGGGCAAGTTCCTCGGCTACCACGTGACCGTGTGCGACGCCCGGCCGGTCTTCGCCACTCACGAACGCTTCCCCGAGGCCGACGACCTCGTGGTCGACTGGCCGCACCGCTATCTCCGGCGCACCGCGACCGACGAACGCACCGTCCTGTGCGTGCTCACCCATGACGCCAAGTTCGACGTTCCCCTCCTGGAGACGGCCCTGCGGCTGCCGGTCGCGTTCGTCGGCGCGATGGGCTCGCGCCGCACCCACGAGGACCGCAATCGCCGTCTTCGCGAAGTCGGCGTCACCGGACCCGAGTTGGCCCGCCTGCACTCTCCGATCGGCCTCGACCTCGGCGCCCGTACGCCCGAGGAGACCGCCCTGTCCATCGCGGCGGAGATCGTCGCGGCGCGCCGGGGCGGCACGGGTGTTCCACTGACCGGCTCGGGCACACCCATCCACCATGACGTGGACGGGAGGGAGACGGGCGAGGCCCGTTCCCGAACGGCAGCGTGA
- a CDS encoding MarC family protein yields MNALTFSAALITFVSVVGPPKVLLSFAHLAKLHPTRQLRTIALLSCGAAIFIGLVASLTAPVLLDLFHISTPALLLAGGIIFFLYAVGLVLGVRTGADAPDEESADVTSGLRELLVPFVVSPLAMTALLIEATARSSWTWRSTVAGAYVAVILLDLVCILLLERVLRATHHATFELLGRLLGLLLAAVSIDLVLDGLVELGVGLGGRDL; encoded by the coding sequence GTGAACGCGCTCACTTTCTCCGCCGCTCTGATCACCTTCGTCTCGGTCGTCGGGCCGCCCAAGGTTCTGCTCTCCTTCGCTCACCTGGCGAAGCTGCATCCGACGCGCCAACTTCGTACCATCGCCCTGCTGTCCTGCGGCGCGGCGATCTTCATCGGCCTGGTAGCCAGCCTGACCGCCCCGGTGCTCCTGGACCTGTTCCACATCAGCACCCCCGCTCTCCTGCTTGCCGGCGGCATCATCTTCTTCCTCTACGCCGTCGGTCTCGTCCTGGGGGTTCGGACCGGAGCGGACGCACCGGATGAGGAATCCGCTGACGTGACCAGCGGACTGCGCGAACTCCTCGTGCCGTTCGTCGTCAGTCCGCTGGCCATGACAGCACTGCTCATCGAGGCCACCGCGCGTTCGTCCTGGACCTGGCGCTCCACGGTTGCCGGCGCGTACGTGGCCGTGATTCTGCTCGACCTCGTCTGCATCCTGCTCCTGGAACGCGTGCTCCGCGCCACACACCATGCGACGTTCGAACTGCTCGGCCGGCTTCTGGGACTGCTGCTTGCCGCAGTCAGTATCGACCTGGTCCTCGACGGCCTGGTGGAACTCGGCGTCGGGCTGGGCGGACGCGACCTCTGA
- a CDS encoding xanthine dehydrogenase family protein molybdopterin-binding subunit: MTTTTGVATVTGAVGSAHTRVEGRDKVTGAARYAGEVPFTELAHGWLVLSTIARGRIRSVEDGPVLAMPGVLTVLHHGNAPRVDTDYMGMLGRPNPVLGIFQHDRVPFVGWPVALVVADTSEQAREAAEALVVRYDEEPHDVAFHAGRSDAYTPENTPMVQAETEKGDVEAQLGASAVVVDAEYTTPEEHHNPMEPHAATARWDGGRLDVIDSNQGSTWVASELAQLFSLDPASVRVRSEHVGGAFGSKGLSPHQVAAVMATTVLHRPVRVVLTRRQMFSLIGYRSPTAQRIRLGADADGRLRAFDHQAQNLTSTVHEFVETSAVLGRVMYDAEAHHTLHRLVRLDVPTPTWMRAPGEAPGSFALESALDELAEKCGIDPIALRARNEPETGPVSGLPFSSRNVLACFEEGARRFGWADRDPRPGVRREGRWLLGTGTAAATYPSGVGPSTAAVTAEADGSFTVRINAADIGTGARTAMTLVAADALQVAPDRVRVRIADSDLGPAMIAGGSMGTRSWAWAVTIAADELRERLALGGGIPPEGITARSDTAEAIGALAQQERHSFGAQFAEVAVDVDTGEVRVRRLLGIYAAGTIVNPLTARSQLIGGMTWGLSMALHEEAIRDQASGGHVGADLAGYHFAAHADVPLIEADWVDDPVPGDPVGIKGIGEIGIVGVAAAITNAVWHATGVRHRDLPIRPDRVLRAADEARRRAAGGARSA, translated from the coding sequence ATGACCACGACGACCGGGGTCGCCACCGTGACAGGAGCCGTCGGCTCCGCCCACACCCGCGTGGAGGGCCGCGACAAGGTCACCGGGGCGGCCCGCTACGCCGGAGAGGTTCCCTTCACCGAACTGGCCCACGGTTGGCTGGTGTTGTCGACTATTGCCCGTGGCCGGATCCGTTCCGTGGAGGACGGCCCCGTCCTGGCCATGCCCGGCGTCCTGACCGTGCTGCACCACGGAAACGCGCCACGCGTCGACACCGATTACATGGGCATGCTGGGGCGACCGAACCCGGTCCTCGGGATCTTCCAGCACGACCGCGTTCCCTTCGTCGGCTGGCCCGTGGCGTTGGTGGTGGCCGATACGTCCGAGCAGGCCAGGGAGGCCGCCGAGGCGCTGGTGGTCCGGTACGACGAGGAGCCGCACGACGTCGCCTTCCACGCCGGACGTTCGGACGCGTACACGCCGGAGAACACCCCGATGGTCCAGGCCGAGACGGAGAAGGGGGACGTGGAGGCGCAACTCGGCGCTTCCGCCGTCGTCGTGGACGCGGAGTACACCACTCCGGAGGAGCACCACAACCCGATGGAGCCGCATGCGGCGACGGCCCGCTGGGACGGCGGCCGACTCGACGTCATCGACTCCAACCAGGGAAGCACCTGGGTGGCGAGCGAACTGGCGCAGCTCTTCTCCCTCGATCCGGCCTCCGTGCGGGTCCGGTCCGAACACGTCGGGGGCGCCTTCGGATCGAAGGGGCTGAGCCCGCATCAGGTGGCGGCCGTGATGGCCACGACCGTCCTTCACCGTCCGGTCCGTGTCGTGCTGACCCGCCGCCAGATGTTCTCGCTCATCGGCTACCGCAGCCCCACGGCGCAGCGGATCAGGCTCGGTGCCGATGCCGATGGCCGGCTGCGTGCCTTCGACCACCAGGCCCAGAACCTCACGTCGACCGTGCATGAATTCGTCGAGACGAGCGCCGTGCTGGGGCGCGTGATGTACGACGCCGAGGCGCATCACACCCTTCACCGGCTCGTCCGGCTCGACGTGCCGACCCCGACGTGGATGCGCGCGCCGGGCGAGGCACCGGGATCCTTCGCCCTCGAATCCGCCCTCGACGAGCTGGCCGAGAAGTGCGGCATCGACCCGATCGCGCTGCGCGCACGCAACGAACCCGAGACCGGTCCCGTGTCCGGGCTGCCGTTCAGCAGCCGCAATGTGCTCGCCTGCTTCGAGGAGGGCGCCCGCAGATTCGGCTGGGCGGACCGGGACCCCCGTCCCGGCGTGCGCCGTGAGGGGCGATGGCTGCTCGGTACCGGAACGGCGGCGGCCACCTACCCGTCGGGGGTCGGGCCGTCCACCGCGGCCGTGACCGCGGAGGCGGACGGAAGCTTCACCGTACGGATCAACGCGGCGGACATCGGTACCGGGGCGCGGACCGCGATGACCCTGGTCGCCGCGGACGCGCTGCAGGTGGCCCCGGACCGCGTCCGGGTGCGCATCGCGGACAGCGACCTCGGCCCGGCGATGATCGCCGGAGGCTCGATGGGAACGCGCTCCTGGGCGTGGGCGGTGACGATCGCGGCGGACGAACTGCGGGAGCGTCTGGCCCTGGGTGGCGGCATTCCGCCGGAGGGAATCACCGCCCGGTCGGACACGGCCGAGGCCATCGGCGCTCTCGCGCAGCAGGAACGTCACTCCTTCGGAGCGCAGTTCGCCGAGGTCGCAGTGGATGTGGACACCGGTGAGGTGCGCGTACGACGGCTGCTCGGCATCTATGCCGCGGGCACCATCGTCAATCCACTCACCGCCCGCAGCCAGCTCATCGGCGGAATGACCTGGGGGCTGTCCATGGCGCTCCACGAGGAGGCGATCAGGGACCAGGCCTCGGGCGGCCACGTCGGCGCCGACCTCGCCGGCTATCACTTCGCCGCGCACGCCGACGTGCCGCTCATCGAAGCCGACTGGGTGGACGACCCCGTCCCGGGCGATCCGGTCGGGATCAAGGGCATCGGCGAGATCGGCATCGTGGGCGTGGCCGCCGCGATCACCAACGCGGTGTGGCACGCGACCGGCGTACGCCACCGGGACCTGCCGATCCGTCCGGACCGCGTCCTGCGCGCGGCGGACGAGGCCCGGCGCCGGGCGGCGGGAGGAGCCCGGAGTGCTTGA